CCATAACAGTATACATACCATCAACTTCATATAAATACTGTACGCTTCTTGTTTCAAGATGAGCTGCTGGTAATTTTTCATTTGGGTTGAAAGTACGTTCAACTACAGCACCAGTCTGTACATTTTTAATTTTAGTACGAACGAAAGCTGCACCTTTACCTGGTTTTACGTGCTGGAAATCAACAATCTGCCATACACCGTTATCAATTTCAAGTGTAAGACCTGTGCGGAAATCACTGCTGGAAATCATTAAAACATTCCTCCAAAATAATATTATTATCTAAATTTATAAAATGCAAAGCAAAAAGCTTTACATTATTTCAATAAGCCGTTTATCGCTTTGTGTAAGCGGCTGGCATCCATCAGCCGTAACTAAAACAGTATCTTCTATGCGAACACCGCCAAAGTCAGGCAAATAAATACCCGGCTCATCAGTAACAAGCATATTTTTTAATAACTGCGCCGTAGGACTCAATGGCGAAAGACGTGGTAATTCATGTATTTCAAGACCAACGCCATGACCAAGACCATGACCGAAATACTGTCCGTAACCGGCATTTGCAATATAATCACGAACAGGAGCATCAACTTCCTTGCCACTTCTGCCTGGAGCAATTTCTTTAAGTGCTAAAAGTTGCGCATTCAAAACAACATCATAAATTTCTTTTTGTTTATCACTTGCCTGTCCAATACAAAAAGTACGTGTTATATCTGAGTGATAGCCCTTGTAAACGGCACCAAAATCTATTGTAACAAATTCACCGTCATTTATCAACTTATCTGTAGCCACACCGTGCGGAAGTGCACCTCTTACACCTGAAGCTACAATTGTAGTAAATGCTGGTCGTTCACTGCCCAATCTACGCATAACAGTTTCTAATTCACAAGCGATTTCATTTTCACTCATGCCGGGTTTTGCATATTTTAAAATATGGCTATACGCTTCATCACTAATCCAAATAGCTTTTTTTATTAGCTCGATTTCTTCATCATCTTTAACTACGCGCAATTCATCTAAATCAACAGAAGTAGAAAAATCTATATCTTTGCCTTGCAATAAGTTATTTAATTTAGCATACGCATTGTAACGTAATGAATTACCTTCAAAAGCTACGCGTTTTAATCCTAATTCTTCAACCATCTGTGCAGTTTTACTGAGTAAACCTGTCTTTTGTTCAAATATAGCAAAATCAGTCTGTTGCTTTGCTTGCTCAATGTAGCGAGAATCAGTTATTAAATAACAATCATTTGATGTGATGATAAGAATTGTATCATCACCTGTAAAACCACTAAAATAATGCAGGTTTTCTTCTTTATTAATAATTACACCATCACAATTTTGTTGCTTTAAGAATTCACGCAAACGAAAGATACGATTTTCCATATTATTCACGATTTCAGCCTTCTTCCTGTAATTTTCTTATAGCAACATACAATGCTGCTTTATAGCTATCAAGACCAAAACCACAAATTTGACCAACAACAACTGGTGCAATCACTGAATGATGACGAAATTCTTCACGTTGATGAATATTTGATATATGCACTTCAATCGTTGGAATTTCTATTGCAGCAAGTGCATCGCGAATGGCAATACTATAATGCGTATAAGCACCAGCATTTAAAATTATATAATCATATCTGCCACGAGCATCATGCAATTTATCAATAATTTCCCCTTCATGATTGCTTTGGAAAAAATCAATATTTACATCAGCTTCTTTAGCTTGCTTTTGTAAATCTTCATTTATATCCTGCATTGTCATACTACCGTAAATTTCAGGTTCACGTGTTCCCAATAAATTTAAATTTGGTCCGTGAATAACTAAAATATTATTCATCAAAATCACTATCCTCAAAAACTAATTAAATTATATTAAAATTTTATCATGAAATAAAAAAGCTGTAAATAAAAAGCCTTATTTATCAATGAAAAAACCTCCCCACTAAATTTTATTTTAATCTGTGAGAAGGTTTTTTATTTTATTTATGCTGGGGATAGCAAATTAATAACTAGCTATTTCAGATTTACCCGCTACAACATCTTGTTCTGCCTTAAATTTAAGTGCAGCATATTGGTCAAAATTAGTTGCAACCATGATTGTTATCGGATTATAACCTGCTTTTTTAATTTTATCGATATCGATTTCAACAAGTTTATCACCAGCTTTTACATTATCATCAGCTTTGACGAGAACTTTAAAACCATCACCATTCATATTAACTGTATCAATACCGATATGAATTAAAATTTCTAAGCCAGTATTAAGTTTTAAACCAATAGCATGACCTGTTGCTTCCATTACCATCATAACAGAACCATCAGCTGGGGCTGTGATGTATTTATCTGTAGGAATTATACCTACACCATCACCCATAGCTTTAGAAGCAAATGCTTCATCTGGCACTTTTTCAATTGGTACCATATGACCTGTAGCAAAAGCATCTAAATGTGCATCAAATCTTTTTTTCGTAGCTTCAGTAACAGGCTGTTCTGCCTTTTTCGTTATTTCTTCTGCATTATATGAAGCTATTTCTGTTTCTGGTGCTTGAAGTAATGCTTCAAAACGTTCACGAATTTGTGGCACAGAAAGACCAACAATTACTTGAATAGCATGTCCATTATGAACAAGACCATGTGCACCAGCTGCTGTGAATGCACCTGTTGGCTGTACTAAACTATCATCTTTAACTGTTACACGTAAACGAGTTGCACAGTTTGTTACATCTACAATATTATTTTTACCACCGAGAGCTTGCAAGAATGCTGCAGCTTTCATATCACGTTCATCCATATGACCAGCTGCTTGTTTTTGTTTATAATCAGCTTTTCTATAAAGTTTAATTTCTTCATCATCGCCACGGCCAGGAGTTTTCAAATTGAGTTTTACAATTAAAAATCTAAATACTACGAACCAAATGCAAGTGAAAATTAAACCAATGATAATCTGTGTGAGATATGTGCCCCAATGATTATTGAAAAGTGGTATCCAGTTTTGGAATAAATCCGTATCGAGTAAACCGCCACCAAAGTTACCAGTTACACCGAAGAAATACATAGTAGCTGCTAATGTACCAGCTAAAAGTGCATGAATTAAGAACAATACAGGAGCAACAAATAAGAATGTAAATTCAAGTGGTTCAGTAATACCGCATAAAACAGCTACAATTGCTGCTGGGAATAACAAGGAACCGACTTTTTTACGATTTTCTTTTTTAGCGGAGAAATAAATAGCGAGTGCGATACCTGGACAACCGAACATTTTACTCATACCATGTAACGCAAAACCACCCTGTGGGAATAATTCAATGAGTGGCTGAGTTGATTGAGCAAATTCTTGAATATGTGCCAGCCAATAAGCTTGAATACCACCATCTACAACTGCTGGACCATAGATAAACGGAATGTAAATAAAATGATGAAGACCTGTCGGTATTAAAATACGTTCAAGGAATGTATATACCCAAACACCAAGCACACCTGCACCTGTCAAGAAACCTTGAAGTGATGCGATTATTGCTTGGAAATGTGGCCAAATCAAGCAGAAGAGGAATGCTATAGGAAGCATTAAACCAAAACCTGCAACAACAACTAAAG
The window above is part of the Megamonas hypermegale genome. Proteins encoded here:
- a CDS encoding alpha-glucoside-specific PTS transporter subunit IIBC, translating into MAFNKDVIMQKIQRFGGAMFTPVIMFGVFGIFVAVSILCKNPMILGSIAEKGTGWYDFWYIVEQGAWTVFNQLPLLFVIGLPIGLAKKENARAVMEAFLIYLIFNYFVSAMLTLWGPSFGVDFAKDAVPGSGLTTIANIKTLDTSMVGAILISSLAVWLHNKLFDVDVPEWLGLFKGSSLVVVAGFGLMLPIAFLFCLIWPHFQAIIASLQGFLTGAGVLGVWVYTFLERILIPTGLHHFIYIPFIYGPAVVDGGIQAYWLAHIQEFAQSTQPLIELFPQGGFALHGMSKMFGCPGIALAIYFSAKKENRKKVGSLLFPAAIVAVLCGITEPLEFTFLFVAPVLFLIHALLAGTLAATMYFFGVTGNFGGGLLDTDLFQNWIPLFNNHWGTYLTQIIIGLIFTCIWFVVFRFLIVKLNLKTPGRGDDEEIKLYRKADYKQKQAAGHMDERDMKAAAFLQALGGKNNIVDVTNCATRLRVTVKDDSLVQPTGAFTAAGAHGLVHNGHAIQVIVGLSVPQIRERFEALLQAPETEIASYNAEEITKKAEQPVTEATKKRFDAHLDAFATGHMVPIEKVPDEAFASKAMGDGVGIIPTDKYITAPADGSVMMVMEATGHAIGLKLNTGLEILIHIGIDTVNMNGDGFKVLVKADDNVKAGDKLVEIDIDKIKKAGYNPITIMVATNFDQYAALKFKAEQDVVAGKSEIASY
- the aroQ gene encoding type II 3-dehydroquinate dehydratase; this translates as MNNILVIHGPNLNLLGTREPEIYGSMTMQDINEDLQKQAKEADVNIDFFQSNHEGEIIDKLHDARGRYDYIILNAGAYTHYSIAIRDALAAIEIPTIEVHISNIHQREEFRHHSVIAPVVVGQICGFGLDSYKAALYVAIRKLQEEG
- a CDS encoding M24 family metallopeptidase, translated to MENRIFRLREFLKQQNCDGVIINKEENLHYFSGFTGDDTILIITSNDCYLITDSRYIEQAKQQTDFAIFEQKTGLLSKTAQMVEELGLKRVAFEGNSLRYNAYAKLNNLLQGKDIDFSTSVDLDELRVVKDDEEIELIKKAIWISDEAYSHILKYAKPGMSENEIACELETVMRRLGSERPAFTTIVASGVRGALPHGVATDKLINDGEFVTIDFGAVYKGYHSDITRTFCIGQASDKQKEIYDVVLNAQLLALKEIAPGRSGKEVDAPVRDYIANAGYGQYFGHGLGHGVGLEIHELPRLSPLSPTAQLLKNMLVTDEPGIYLPDFGGVRIEDTVLVTADGCQPLTQSDKRLIEIM